A DNA window from Gasterosteus aculeatus chromosome 16, fGasAcu3.hap1.1, whole genome shotgun sequence contains the following coding sequences:
- the LOC120833649 gene encoding mitogen-activated protein kinase kinase kinase kinase 4 isoform X9 gives MANESPAKSLVDIDLAALRDPAGIFELVEVVGNGTYGQVYKGRHVKTGQLAAIKVMDVTEDEEEEIKLEINMLKKYSHHRNIATYYGAFIKKSPPGHDDQLWLVMEFCGAGSITDLVKNTKGNTLKEDWIAYISREILRGLAHLHAHHVIHRDIKGQNVLLTENAEVKLVDFGVSAQLDRTVGRRNTFIGTPYWMAPEVIACDENPDATYDYRSDLWSCGITAIEMAEGAPPLCDMHPMRALFLIPRNPPPRLKSKKWSKKFFSFIEGCLVKNYTQRPPTEQLLKHPYIRDQPNERQVRIQLKDHIDRTKKKRGEKDETEYEYSGSEEEEEEASEQEGEPSSIVNVPGESTLRRDFIRLQQENKERSEALRRQQLLQEQQLREQEEYKRQLLAERQKRIEQQKEQRRRLEEQQRREREMRRQQEREQRRREQEEKRRVEEMERRRKEEEERRRAEEEKRRADREQEYIRRQLEEEQRHLEILQQQLLHEQAMLLADDRYRKNIQGSPQAASTKPQLPPVPPRSESSSHPNGNPAPEVAPAVHRPVEPQDLTALAKELRAVDDVRPPNKVTDYSSSSDDSDTTDEDDDEEVDQEAGEESTSGPEDSRAASSRLSNGETESVKTMIVHDEGESDAGSTPCKDGTLIVRQSSRCSSAPADSPPSPGPTRRSVRPSAVCPSFYFQSAGDGRKRPGPGPGRAPPLPGLLAGFAPSAGPGLSHRAPSPHHHHHHHHHHNNHHHHHPTQHSERNGLAGRIHHLPDLIQQSHHSSPPSSSSASNSPSSSSLASPSSMSPQSPMETLSLLIESQSSNNMQKHKSSSSFTPFIDPRLLQVSPSTGSALNNIGYGNDARLAEALRADPSRKGSVVNVNPVNTRPQSDTPEIRKYKKRFNSEILCAALWGVNLLVGTESGLMLLDRSGQGKVYPLISRRRFQQMDVLEGLNVLVTISGKKNKLRVYYLSWLRNKILHNDPEVEKKQGWTTVGDLEGCVHYNVVKYERIKFLVLALKHSVEVYAWAPKPYHKFMAFKSFGDLVHKPLLVDLTVEEGQRLKVIYGSASGFHAVDVDSGAVYDIYLPTHIQTHIQSHAIIILPNTDGIELLVCYEDEGVYVNTYGRITKDVVLQWGEMPTSVAYIRSNQIMGWGEKAIEIRSVETGHLDGVFMHKRAQRLKFLCERNDKVFFASVRSGGSSQVYFMTLGRSNLLSW, from the exons GGCCGGCACGTCAAGACGGGACAGCTGGCCGCCATCAAGGTCATGGACGTCACCGAG gacgaagaggaggagatcaaGCTGGAAATCAACATGCTGAAGAAGTACTCCCACCACAGAAACATCGCCACCTACTACGGCGCCTTCATCAAGAAGAGTCCGCCGGGCCACGACGACCAGCTGTGG ctggTGATGGAGTTCTGTGGCGCCGGGTCCATCACGGATCTGGTGAAGAACACCAAAGGCAACACGCTGAAGGAGGACTGGATCGCCTACATCTCCAGAGAGATCCTCCGG GGATTGGCTCACCTGCACGCCCATCACGTCATCCACCGAGACATCAAGGGACAGAACGTGCTGCTGACCGAGAACGCTGAGGTCAAGCTGG TGGATTTCGGCGTGAGCGCCCAGCTGGACCGGACGGTGGGGCGGAGGAACACCTTCATCGGGACGCCGTACTGGATGGCCCCCGAGGTCATCGCCTGTGACGAGAACCCCGACGCCACCTACGACTACCGG AGTGACCTCTGGTCCTGTGGAATCACGGCCATCGAGATGGCTGAGGGAGCTCCCC CTCTGTGCGACATGCATCCAATGAGAGCCCTCTTCCTCATCCCCAGGAACCCGCCCCCTCGACTCAAGTCCAAAAAGTG GTCCAAGAAGTTCTTCAGCTTCATCGAGGGCTGCCTGGTGAAGAACTACACCCAGCGGCCCCCCACCGAGCAGCTGCTGAAGCACCCGTACATCCGGGACCAGCCCAACGAGAGGCAGGTCCGCATCCAGCTCAAAGACCACATCGACCGGAccaagaagaagaggggagagaagg ATGAGACGGAGTACGAGTACAGCggcagtgaggaagaggaggaggaagcctcTGAGCAGGAAGGAGAGCCGAG CTCCATCGTCAACGTGCCGGGCGAGTCGACGCTGCGCCGCGACTTCATCCGcctgcagcaggagaacaaGGAGCGCTCGGAGGCGCTGCGccgccagcagctcctccaggagcagcagctccgCGAGCAGGAGGAGTACAAGAGGCAGCTGCTGGCCGAGAGGCAGAAGCGCAtcgagcagcagaaggagcagcggcggcggctggaggag CAACAACGGCGTGAGCGCGAGATGAGGCGCCAGCAGGAGCGCGAGCAACGCCGGCGCgagcaggaggaaaagaggcgggtggaggagatggagcgccgccgcaaagaggaggaggagcggcggagggcggaggaggagaagaggagggccgACCGGGAGCAG gagtACATCCGCcgtcagctggaggaggagcagaggcacctggagatcctgcagcagcagctgctccacgaGCAGGCCATGCTGCTG GCAGACGACCGCTACCGGAAGAACATCCAGGGCTCTCCTCAGGCGGCGTCCACCAAACCGCAGCTGCCGCCAGTGCCGCCACGCTCCGAGTCCTCCTCCCACCCCAATGGCAACCCGGCCCCGGAGGTGGCGCCCGCCGTGCACCGGCCCGTGGAACCGcag GACCTGACGGCTCTGGCCAAGGAGCTGCGAGCCGTGGACGATGTCCGCCCCCCCAACAAGGTGACGGATTACTCCTCCTCCAGCGATGACTCGGACACCACCGACGAAGACGACGACGAAGAGGTCGACCAGGAGGCCGGCGAGGAATCGACCTCGGGCCCCGAGGACTCCAGAGCCGC CTCGTCCCGCCTGAGTAACGGGGAGACGGAGTCGGTGAAAACCATGATCGTACACGACGAGGGCGAGAGCGACGCCGGCTCCACGCCGTGCAAAGACGGCACGCTGATCGTCAGACAG AGTAGCCGCTGTAGTTCCGCCCCAGCtgacagccccccctccccaggacCGACCCGCCGCTCAGTTAGGCCCTCGGCCGTCTGCCCCTCTTTCTACTTCCAGAGCGCAGGTGACGGCAGAAAGCGTCCGGGCCCCGGCCCGGGTcgagccccgcccctccccggCCTGCTCGCGGGCTTCGCCCCGAGCGCCGGCCCGGGTCTCAGCCACCGCGCCCCCAGcccccaccatcatcaccaccaccaccaccaccacaacaaccaccaccatcatcaccccACACAGCACTCGGAGAGGAACGGCCTCGCCGGCCGAATCCACCACCTCCCAGACCTGATCCAGCAGAGCCAccattcctcccccccctcctcctcctccgcatcaaactccccctcctcctccagcctcgcCAGCCCCTCCTCCATGTCCCCCCAGAGCCCCATGGAAACGCTCAGCCTCCTCATAGAG AGCCAGTCTAGTAACAACATGCAGAAGCacaagtcctcctcctccttcacgccGTTCATCGACCCCCGCCTCCTGCAGGTGTCTCCGTCCACCGGCAGCGCCCTCAACAACATCG GCTACGGGAACGACGCCCGGCTGGCCGAGGCGCTGAGGGCCGACCCGTCCCGTAAGGGCTCCGTGGTCAACGTAAACCCGGTGAACACGCGGCCGCAGAGCGACACGCCGGAGATCCGCAAGTACAAGAAGAGGTTCAACTCGGAGATCCTGTGCGCCGCGCTGTGGG gcgTGAACCTCCTGGTGGGGACAGAGAGCGGTCTGATGCTGTTGGATCGCAGCGGTCAGGGGAAAGTTTATCCTCTGATCAGCCGTCGGCGCTTCCAGCAGATGGACGTCCTGGAGGGACTCAACGTCCTGGTCACCAtatcag GTAAGAAGAACAAGCTCCGGGTGTACTacctgtcctggctgaggaacaAGATCCTGCACAACGACCCCGAGGTGGAGAAGAAGCAGGGCTGGACCACGGTGGGAGACCTGGAGGGCTGCGTCCACTACAACGTCG TGAAATATGAGCGGATCAAGTTCTTGGTTCTGGCTCTGAAGCACTCTGTGGAGGTCTACGCCTGGGCCCCGAAGCCCTACCACAAGTTCATGGCCTTCAAG TCTTTCGGCGACCTGGTGCACAAGCCGCTGCTGGTCGACCTGACCGTGGAGGAGGGccagaggttaaaggtcatctACGGCTCGGCCTCGGGCTTCCACGCCGTGGACGTGGACTCCGGGGCCGTCTACGACATCTACCTGCCGACGCAC atcCAGACCCACATCCAGTCCCACGCCATCATCATCCTGCCCAACACCGACGGCATCGAGCTGCTGGTGTGCTACGAGGACGAGGGCGTCTACGTCAACACCTACGGACGCATCACCAAGGACGTGGTGCTGCAGTGGGGGGAGATGCCCACCTCAGTGG CCTACATCCGCTCCAACCAGATCATGGGCTGGGGGGAGAAGGCCATCGAGATCCGCTCGGTGGAGACCGGCCACCTGGATGGCGTCTTCATGCACAAGAGGGCCCAGAGACTCAAGTTCCTCTGTGAGAGGAACGACAAG GTGTTCTTCGCCTCCGTCCGTTCTGGAGGCTCCAGCCAGGTGTACTTCATGACTCTGGGACGAAGTAACCTGCTCAGCTGGTAG
- the LOC120833649 gene encoding mitogen-activated protein kinase kinase kinase kinase 4 isoform X3 yields the protein MANESPAKSLVDIDLAALRDPAGIFELVEVVGNGTYGQVYKGRHVKTGQLAAIKVMDVTEDEEEEIKLEINMLKKYSHHRNIATYYGAFIKKSPPGHDDQLWLVMEFCGAGSITDLVKNTKGNTLKEDWIAYISREILRGLAHLHAHHVIHRDIKGQNVLLTENAEVKLVDFGVSAQLDRTVGRRNTFIGTPYWMAPEVIACDENPDATYDYRSDLWSCGITAIEMAEGAPPLCDMHPMRALFLIPRNPPPRLKSKKWSKKFFSFIEGCLVKNYTQRPPTEQLLKHPYIRDQPNERQVRIQLKDHIDRTKKKRGEKDETEYEYSGSEEEEEEASEQEGEPSSIVNVPGESTLRRDFIRLQQENKERSEALRRQQLLQEQQLREQEEYKRQLLAERQKRIEQQKEQRRRLEEQQRREREMRRQQEREQRRREQEEKRRVEEMERRRKEEEERRRAEEEKRRADREQEYIRRQLEEEQRHLEILQQQLLHEQAMLLADDRYRKNIQGSPQAASTKPQLPPVPPRSESSSHPNGNPAPEVAPAVHRPVEPQVPVRTTSRSPVLPRRGSPHHHGNATHGSHAVHRPVASAAEPRLLWERVEKLVPRPTSNSGASSSSSSSSNSSSQPGSHCGSGERFRARPSSKSEGSPLQRPDGTNPEERRDLVRPNRPADLTALAKELRAVDDVRPPNKVTDYSSSSDDSDTTDEDDDEEVDQEAGEESTSGPEDSRAASSRLSNGETESVKTMIVHDEGESDAGSTPCKDGTLIVRQSSRCSSAPADSPPSPGPTRRSVRPSAVCPSFYFQSAGDGRKRPGPGPGRAPPLPGLLAGFAPSAGPGLSHRAPSPHHHHHHHHHHNNHHHHHPTQHSERNGLAGRIHHLPDLIQQSHHSSPPSSSSASNSPSSSSLASPSSMSPQSPMETLSLLIESQSSNNMQKHKSSSSFTPFIDPRLLQVSPSTGSALNNIGYGNDARLAEALRADPSRKGSVVNVNPVNTRPQSDTPEIRKYKKRFNSEILCAALWGVNLLVGTESGLMLLDRSGQGKVYPLISRRRFQQMDVLEGLNVLVTISGKKNKLRVYYLSWLRNKILHNDPEVEKKQGWTTVGDLEGCVHYNVVKYERIKFLVLALKHSVEVYAWAPKPYHKFMAFKSFGDLVHKPLLVDLTVEEGQRLKVIYGSASGFHAVDVDSGAVYDIYLPTHIQTHIQSHAIIILPNTDGIELLVCYEDEGVYVNTYGRITKDVVLQWGEMPTSVAYIRSNQIMGWGEKAIEIRSVETGHLDGVFMHKRAQRLKFLCERNDKVFFASVRSGGSSQVYFMTLGRSNLLSW from the exons GGCCGGCACGTCAAGACGGGACAGCTGGCCGCCATCAAGGTCATGGACGTCACCGAG gacgaagaggaggagatcaaGCTGGAAATCAACATGCTGAAGAAGTACTCCCACCACAGAAACATCGCCACCTACTACGGCGCCTTCATCAAGAAGAGTCCGCCGGGCCACGACGACCAGCTGTGG ctggTGATGGAGTTCTGTGGCGCCGGGTCCATCACGGATCTGGTGAAGAACACCAAAGGCAACACGCTGAAGGAGGACTGGATCGCCTACATCTCCAGAGAGATCCTCCGG GGATTGGCTCACCTGCACGCCCATCACGTCATCCACCGAGACATCAAGGGACAGAACGTGCTGCTGACCGAGAACGCTGAGGTCAAGCTGG TGGATTTCGGCGTGAGCGCCCAGCTGGACCGGACGGTGGGGCGGAGGAACACCTTCATCGGGACGCCGTACTGGATGGCCCCCGAGGTCATCGCCTGTGACGAGAACCCCGACGCCACCTACGACTACCGG AGTGACCTCTGGTCCTGTGGAATCACGGCCATCGAGATGGCTGAGGGAGCTCCCC CTCTGTGCGACATGCATCCAATGAGAGCCCTCTTCCTCATCCCCAGGAACCCGCCCCCTCGACTCAAGTCCAAAAAGTG GTCCAAGAAGTTCTTCAGCTTCATCGAGGGCTGCCTGGTGAAGAACTACACCCAGCGGCCCCCCACCGAGCAGCTGCTGAAGCACCCGTACATCCGGGACCAGCCCAACGAGAGGCAGGTCCGCATCCAGCTCAAAGACCACATCGACCGGAccaagaagaagaggggagagaagg ATGAGACGGAGTACGAGTACAGCggcagtgaggaagaggaggaggaagcctcTGAGCAGGAAGGAGAGCCGAG CTCCATCGTCAACGTGCCGGGCGAGTCGACGCTGCGCCGCGACTTCATCCGcctgcagcaggagaacaaGGAGCGCTCGGAGGCGCTGCGccgccagcagctcctccaggagcagcagctccgCGAGCAGGAGGAGTACAAGAGGCAGCTGCTGGCCGAGAGGCAGAAGCGCAtcgagcagcagaaggagcagcggcggcggctggaggag CAACAACGGCGTGAGCGCGAGATGAGGCGCCAGCAGGAGCGCGAGCAACGCCGGCGCgagcaggaggaaaagaggcgggtggaggagatggagcgccgccgcaaagaggaggaggagcggcggagggcggaggaggagaagaggagggccgACCGGGAGCAG gagtACATCCGCcgtcagctggaggaggagcagaggcacctggagatcctgcagcagcagctgctccacgaGCAGGCCATGCTGCTG GCAGACGACCGCTACCGGAAGAACATCCAGGGCTCTCCTCAGGCGGCGTCCACCAAACCGCAGCTGCCGCCAGTGCCGCCACGCTCCGAGTCCTCCTCCCACCCCAATGGCAACCCGGCCCCGGAGGTGGCGCCCGCCGTGCACCGGCCCGTGGAACCGcag GTTCCCGTAAGGACCACGTCAAGGTCCCCGGTGTTGCCGAGGCGGGGCTCGCCTcatcaccacggcaacgccACACACGGCAGCCATGCTGTGCACCGGCCCGTCGCCAG CGCGGCCGAGCCTCGGCTGCTGTGGGAGCGAGTGGAGAAACTGGTTCCCAGGCCCACCAGTAACAGCGGAGCCTCCagttcctccagcagctccagcaacTCCAGCTCGCAGCCCGGCTCCCACTGCGGCTCTGGGGAGCGCTTCAGGGCCCGCC CCTCGTCCAAATCCGAGGGCTCGCCCCTCCAACGGCCCGACGGCACAAACCCCGAGGAGAGGCGGGACTTGGTCCGGCCGAACAGACCAGCG GACCTGACGGCTCTGGCCAAGGAGCTGCGAGCCGTGGACGATGTCCGCCCCCCCAACAAGGTGACGGATTACTCCTCCTCCAGCGATGACTCGGACACCACCGACGAAGACGACGACGAAGAGGTCGACCAGGAGGCCGGCGAGGAATCGACCTCGGGCCCCGAGGACTCCAGAGCCGC CTCGTCCCGCCTGAGTAACGGGGAGACGGAGTCGGTGAAAACCATGATCGTACACGACGAGGGCGAGAGCGACGCCGGCTCCACGCCGTGCAAAGACGGCACGCTGATCGTCAGACAG AGTAGCCGCTGTAGTTCCGCCCCAGCtgacagccccccctccccaggacCGACCCGCCGCTCAGTTAGGCCCTCGGCCGTCTGCCCCTCTTTCTACTTCCAGAGCGCAGGTGACGGCAGAAAGCGTCCGGGCCCCGGCCCGGGTcgagccccgcccctccccggCCTGCTCGCGGGCTTCGCCCCGAGCGCCGGCCCGGGTCTCAGCCACCGCGCCCCCAGcccccaccatcatcaccaccaccaccaccaccacaacaaccaccaccatcatcaccccACACAGCACTCGGAGAGGAACGGCCTCGCCGGCCGAATCCACCACCTCCCAGACCTGATCCAGCAGAGCCAccattcctcccccccctcctcctcctccgcatcaaactccccctcctcctccagcctcgcCAGCCCCTCCTCCATGTCCCCCCAGAGCCCCATGGAAACGCTCAGCCTCCTCATAGAG AGCCAGTCTAGTAACAACATGCAGAAGCacaagtcctcctcctccttcacgccGTTCATCGACCCCCGCCTCCTGCAGGTGTCTCCGTCCACCGGCAGCGCCCTCAACAACATCG GCTACGGGAACGACGCCCGGCTGGCCGAGGCGCTGAGGGCCGACCCGTCCCGTAAGGGCTCCGTGGTCAACGTAAACCCGGTGAACACGCGGCCGCAGAGCGACACGCCGGAGATCCGCAAGTACAAGAAGAGGTTCAACTCGGAGATCCTGTGCGCCGCGCTGTGGG gcgTGAACCTCCTGGTGGGGACAGAGAGCGGTCTGATGCTGTTGGATCGCAGCGGTCAGGGGAAAGTTTATCCTCTGATCAGCCGTCGGCGCTTCCAGCAGATGGACGTCCTGGAGGGACTCAACGTCCTGGTCACCAtatcag GTAAGAAGAACAAGCTCCGGGTGTACTacctgtcctggctgaggaacaAGATCCTGCACAACGACCCCGAGGTGGAGAAGAAGCAGGGCTGGACCACGGTGGGAGACCTGGAGGGCTGCGTCCACTACAACGTCG TGAAATATGAGCGGATCAAGTTCTTGGTTCTGGCTCTGAAGCACTCTGTGGAGGTCTACGCCTGGGCCCCGAAGCCCTACCACAAGTTCATGGCCTTCAAG TCTTTCGGCGACCTGGTGCACAAGCCGCTGCTGGTCGACCTGACCGTGGAGGAGGGccagaggttaaaggtcatctACGGCTCGGCCTCGGGCTTCCACGCCGTGGACGTGGACTCCGGGGCCGTCTACGACATCTACCTGCCGACGCAC atcCAGACCCACATCCAGTCCCACGCCATCATCATCCTGCCCAACACCGACGGCATCGAGCTGCTGGTGTGCTACGAGGACGAGGGCGTCTACGTCAACACCTACGGACGCATCACCAAGGACGTGGTGCTGCAGTGGGGGGAGATGCCCACCTCAGTGG CCTACATCCGCTCCAACCAGATCATGGGCTGGGGGGAGAAGGCCATCGAGATCCGCTCGGTGGAGACCGGCCACCTGGATGGCGTCTTCATGCACAAGAGGGCCCAGAGACTCAAGTTCCTCTGTGAGAGGAACGACAAG GTGTTCTTCGCCTCCGTCCGTTCTGGAGGCTCCAGCCAGGTGTACTTCATGACTCTGGGACGAAGTAACCTGCTCAGCTGGTAG
- the LOC120833649 gene encoding mitogen-activated protein kinase kinase kinase kinase 4 isoform X14, with product MANESPAKSLVDIDLAALRDPAGIFELVEVVGNGTYGQVYKGRHVKTGQLAAIKVMDVTEDEEEEIKLEINMLKKYSHHRNIATYYGAFIKKSPPGHDDQLWLVMEFCGAGSITDLVKNTKGNTLKEDWIAYISREILRGLAHLHAHHVIHRDIKGQNVLLTENAEVKLVDFGVSAQLDRTVGRRNTFIGTPYWMAPEVIACDENPDATYDYRSDLWSCGITAIEMAEGAPPLCDMHPMRALFLIPRNPPPRLKSKKWSKKFFSFIEGCLVKNYTQRPPTEQLLKHPYIRDQPNERQVRIQLKDHIDRTKKKRGEKDETEYEYSGSEEEEEEASEQEGEPSSIVNVPGESTLRRDFIRLQQENKERSEALRRQQLLQEQQLREQEEYKRQLLAERQKRIEQQKEQRRRLEEQQRREREMRRQQEREQRRREQEEKRRVEEMERRRKEEEERRRAEEEKRRADREQEYIRRQLEEEQRHLEILQQQLLHEQAMLLADDRYRKNIQGSPQAASTKPQLPPVPPRSESSSHPNGNPAPEVAPAVHRPVEPQDLTALAKELRAVDDVRPPNKVTDYSSSSDDSDTTDEDDDEEVDQEAGEESTSGPEDSRAASSRLSNGETESVKTMIVHDEGESDAGSTPCKDGTLIVRQSQSSNNMQKHKSSSSFTPFIDPRLLQVSPSTGSALNNIGYGNDARLAEALRADPSRKGSVVNVNPVNTRPQSDTPEIRKYKKRFNSEILCAALWGVNLLVGTESGLMLLDRSGQGKVYPLISRRRFQQMDVLEGLNVLVTISGKKNKLRVYYLSWLRNKILHNDPEVEKKQGWTTVGDLEGCVHYNVVKYERIKFLVLALKHSVEVYAWAPKPYHKFMAFKSFGDLVHKPLLVDLTVEEGQRLKVIYGSASGFHAVDVDSGAVYDIYLPTHIQTHIQSHAIIILPNTDGIELLVCYEDEGVYVNTYGRITKDVVLQWGEMPTSVAYIRSNQIMGWGEKAIEIRSVETGHLDGVFMHKRAQRLKFLCERNDKVFFASVRSGGSSQVYFMTLGRSNLLSW from the exons GGCCGGCACGTCAAGACGGGACAGCTGGCCGCCATCAAGGTCATGGACGTCACCGAG gacgaagaggaggagatcaaGCTGGAAATCAACATGCTGAAGAAGTACTCCCACCACAGAAACATCGCCACCTACTACGGCGCCTTCATCAAGAAGAGTCCGCCGGGCCACGACGACCAGCTGTGG ctggTGATGGAGTTCTGTGGCGCCGGGTCCATCACGGATCTGGTGAAGAACACCAAAGGCAACACGCTGAAGGAGGACTGGATCGCCTACATCTCCAGAGAGATCCTCCGG GGATTGGCTCACCTGCACGCCCATCACGTCATCCACCGAGACATCAAGGGACAGAACGTGCTGCTGACCGAGAACGCTGAGGTCAAGCTGG TGGATTTCGGCGTGAGCGCCCAGCTGGACCGGACGGTGGGGCGGAGGAACACCTTCATCGGGACGCCGTACTGGATGGCCCCCGAGGTCATCGCCTGTGACGAGAACCCCGACGCCACCTACGACTACCGG AGTGACCTCTGGTCCTGTGGAATCACGGCCATCGAGATGGCTGAGGGAGCTCCCC CTCTGTGCGACATGCATCCAATGAGAGCCCTCTTCCTCATCCCCAGGAACCCGCCCCCTCGACTCAAGTCCAAAAAGTG GTCCAAGAAGTTCTTCAGCTTCATCGAGGGCTGCCTGGTGAAGAACTACACCCAGCGGCCCCCCACCGAGCAGCTGCTGAAGCACCCGTACATCCGGGACCAGCCCAACGAGAGGCAGGTCCGCATCCAGCTCAAAGACCACATCGACCGGAccaagaagaagaggggagagaagg ATGAGACGGAGTACGAGTACAGCggcagtgaggaagaggaggaggaagcctcTGAGCAGGAAGGAGAGCCGAG CTCCATCGTCAACGTGCCGGGCGAGTCGACGCTGCGCCGCGACTTCATCCGcctgcagcaggagaacaaGGAGCGCTCGGAGGCGCTGCGccgccagcagctcctccaggagcagcagctccgCGAGCAGGAGGAGTACAAGAGGCAGCTGCTGGCCGAGAGGCAGAAGCGCAtcgagcagcagaaggagcagcggcggcggctggaggag CAACAACGGCGTGAGCGCGAGATGAGGCGCCAGCAGGAGCGCGAGCAACGCCGGCGCgagcaggaggaaaagaggcgggtggaggagatggagcgccgccgcaaagaggaggaggagcggcggagggcggaggaggagaagaggagggccgACCGGGAGCAG gagtACATCCGCcgtcagctggaggaggagcagaggcacctggagatcctgcagcagcagctgctccacgaGCAGGCCATGCTGCTG GCAGACGACCGCTACCGGAAGAACATCCAGGGCTCTCCTCAGGCGGCGTCCACCAAACCGCAGCTGCCGCCAGTGCCGCCACGCTCCGAGTCCTCCTCCCACCCCAATGGCAACCCGGCCCCGGAGGTGGCGCCCGCCGTGCACCGGCCCGTGGAACCGcag GACCTGACGGCTCTGGCCAAGGAGCTGCGAGCCGTGGACGATGTCCGCCCCCCCAACAAGGTGACGGATTACTCCTCCTCCAGCGATGACTCGGACACCACCGACGAAGACGACGACGAAGAGGTCGACCAGGAGGCCGGCGAGGAATCGACCTCGGGCCCCGAGGACTCCAGAGCCGC CTCGTCCCGCCTGAGTAACGGGGAGACGGAGTCGGTGAAAACCATGATCGTACACGACGAGGGCGAGAGCGACGCCGGCTCCACGCCGTGCAAAGACGGCACGCTGATCGTCAGACAG AGCCAGTCTAGTAACAACATGCAGAAGCacaagtcctcctcctccttcacgccGTTCATCGACCCCCGCCTCCTGCAGGTGTCTCCGTCCACCGGCAGCGCCCTCAACAACATCG GCTACGGGAACGACGCCCGGCTGGCCGAGGCGCTGAGGGCCGACCCGTCCCGTAAGGGCTCCGTGGTCAACGTAAACCCGGTGAACACGCGGCCGCAGAGCGACACGCCGGAGATCCGCAAGTACAAGAAGAGGTTCAACTCGGAGATCCTGTGCGCCGCGCTGTGGG gcgTGAACCTCCTGGTGGGGACAGAGAGCGGTCTGATGCTGTTGGATCGCAGCGGTCAGGGGAAAGTTTATCCTCTGATCAGCCGTCGGCGCTTCCAGCAGATGGACGTCCTGGAGGGACTCAACGTCCTGGTCACCAtatcag GTAAGAAGAACAAGCTCCGGGTGTACTacctgtcctggctgaggaacaAGATCCTGCACAACGACCCCGAGGTGGAGAAGAAGCAGGGCTGGACCACGGTGGGAGACCTGGAGGGCTGCGTCCACTACAACGTCG TGAAATATGAGCGGATCAAGTTCTTGGTTCTGGCTCTGAAGCACTCTGTGGAGGTCTACGCCTGGGCCCCGAAGCCCTACCACAAGTTCATGGCCTTCAAG TCTTTCGGCGACCTGGTGCACAAGCCGCTGCTGGTCGACCTGACCGTGGAGGAGGGccagaggttaaaggtcatctACGGCTCGGCCTCGGGCTTCCACGCCGTGGACGTGGACTCCGGGGCCGTCTACGACATCTACCTGCCGACGCAC atcCAGACCCACATCCAGTCCCACGCCATCATCATCCTGCCCAACACCGACGGCATCGAGCTGCTGGTGTGCTACGAGGACGAGGGCGTCTACGTCAACACCTACGGACGCATCACCAAGGACGTGGTGCTGCAGTGGGGGGAGATGCCCACCTCAGTGG CCTACATCCGCTCCAACCAGATCATGGGCTGGGGGGAGAAGGCCATCGAGATCCGCTCGGTGGAGACCGGCCACCTGGATGGCGTCTTCATGCACAAGAGGGCCCAGAGACTCAAGTTCCTCTGTGAGAGGAACGACAAG GTGTTCTTCGCCTCCGTCCGTTCTGGAGGCTCCAGCCAGGTGTACTTCATGACTCTGGGACGAAGTAACCTGCTCAGCTGGTAG